A stretch of Carnobacterium iners DNA encodes these proteins:
- the heR gene encoding heliorhodopsin HeR — MAKVIDFKSLKRFNIIMGLLHLVQGSLMLGFAIFIDRIADFKIPIRSYFLTFDTTQMRLLTEEKELFSAPFGIMVSLFLFISALAHFIIVTPWGNKIYNKDLERNMNRFRWYEYAISSSLMIILIAMLFGVYDIGSLILMFVLNATMNLFGLVMEEMTYYRKSTDWKSFIFGTIAGFVPWIVILLYAFGNADPSEVPWFVYALAGTYFVFFNLFPVNMILQYKKVGPWKNYLYGERAYIILSLVAKSVLAWLAFAGVMQPG; from the coding sequence ATGGCTAAAGTAATAGATTTCAAATCGTTAAAAAGATTTAACATTATTATGGGGTTATTGCATTTAGTCCAAGGGAGCTTAATGCTTGGATTTGCTATTTTTATTGATCGAATTGCTGATTTTAAGATTCCTATTCGCTCTTATTTCCTTACATTTGATACAACTCAGATGAGATTGTTAACTGAAGAAAAAGAACTTTTTAGTGCTCCATTCGGGATAATGGTCTCTTTATTTTTATTTATCTCTGCACTAGCACATTTTATTATTGTGACGCCTTGGGGAAATAAAATATACAATAAAGATTTAGAAAGAAATATGAATCGCTTTAGATGGTATGAATATGCGATTAGTTCGTCATTAATGATTATTTTAATAGCGATGTTGTTTGGTGTATATGACATTGGATCACTTATTTTAATGTTTGTTCTTAATGCCACGATGAATCTATTCGGTTTAGTCATGGAGGAAATGACTTACTACAGAAAGTCAACAGATTGGAAGTCGTTTATTTTTGGAACAATTGCCGGTTTCGTTCCATGGATAGTTATTTTATTGTACGCATTCGGAAATGCTGATCCATCAGAAGTTCCTTGGTTCGTTTATGCTTTAGCAGGAACCTATTTTGTTTTCTTTAATCTGTTTCCAGTAAATATGATTTTACAGTATAAAAAAGTCGGTCCCTGGAAAAATTATCTTTATGGAGAACGTGCCTACATCATTTTAAGTTTAGTTGCTAAATCTGTATTAGCATGGTTAGCGTTTGCAGGAGTTATGCAGCCTGGTTAA
- a CDS encoding thioredoxin domain-containing protein: MDTSKIKAKEVETVYGLKIGDANAPVKVIEFINVSCPFCKKWHDDSKELLAKYVEEGKVQRIIKHYNKETPHLRKGNVVHRYLDYSTPEVALKEIDYFYEKQGEWGNLNSMDEIAAYVEEKRGLTIQPNEKEIASIIEEAVRANVELVPSVFIGDEVFDEHITVDELQILIENELNSANK, encoded by the coding sequence ATGGATACTAGCAAAATAAAAGCAAAAGAAGTAGAGACTGTTTATGGATTGAAAATTGGAGACGCTAACGCACCAGTTAAAGTTATTGAATTTATTAACGTAAGTTGTCCTTTTTGTAAGAAATGGCATGATGATTCGAAGGAGCTCTTGGCTAAATATGTAGAAGAAGGAAAAGTGCAACGAATCATTAAGCATTATAATAAGGAGACACCTCATTTGAGAAAAGGAAACGTCGTTCATCGTTATCTAGATTACTCTACTCCTGAAGTCGCTTTAAAAGAAATAGATTACTTTTATGAGAAACAAGGCGAATGGGGCAACTTAAACAGTATGGATGAAATTGCAGCTTACGTTGAAGAAAAACGCGGTTTAACGATACAGCCAAATGAAAAAGAAATAGCTAGTATTATTGAAGAAGCCGTTCGAGCTAACGTAGAGTTAGTTCCATCAGTTTTTATCGGGGATGAAGTTTTTGATGAACATATTACAGTAGATGAACTGCAGATCTTAATTGAGAATGAATTAAATTCAGCTAATAAATAA
- the clpP gene encoding ATP-dependent Clp endopeptidase proteolytic subunit ClpP: MNLIPTVIEQSSRGERAYDIYSRLLKDRIIMLSGEINDDVANSVIAQLLFLDAQDPEKDIYIYINSPGGSVTAGFAIYDTMNFIKADVQTIAMGMAASMGSFLLTAGTKGKRYALPNAEVMIHQPLGGAQGQATEIEIAARHILKTRARLNQILSERTGQPIEVIERDTDRDNYMSAEDSKAYGLIDEIMENSADLKG; this comes from the coding sequence ATGAATTTAATCCCTACAGTAATAGAACAATCATCAAGAGGTGAGCGTGCATACGACATCTATTCTCGTCTATTAAAAGATCGTATCATTATGTTAAGTGGAGAAATCAATGATGATGTAGCAAACTCAGTAATCGCTCAACTATTATTCTTAGATGCACAAGACCCTGAAAAAGATATTTATATTTATATTAACTCTCCAGGAGGAAGCGTAACAGCTGGATTTGCTATTTACGATACAATGAACTTTATTAAAGCAGATGTTCAAACAATCGCAATGGGAATGGCTGCTTCAATGGGAAGCTTCTTATTAACAGCTGGAACTAAAGGGAAACGTTATGCATTACCAAATGCTGAAGTAATGATTCACCAACCACTTGGTGGAGCACAAGGACAAGCGACAGAAATTGAAATTGCTGCACGTCATATTTTGAAAACACGAGCACGTTTAAACCAAATTTTATCTGAGCGTACTGGACAACCGATTGAAGTTATTGAACGCGATACAGATCGCGATAACTACATGTCGGCTGAAGATTCTAAGGCATACGGATTGATTGACGAAATTATGGAAAACAGTGCAGATTTAAAAGGATAA
- a CDS encoding DUF898 family protein, with translation METRKNTNSYFDGGLLSFIGWNLLGLTVTVLTLGICYPWALCMVYGWKINHTVIEGKRMKFVGSAVGLFGHWIKWVLLSIVTLGIYSFWVSIKLEDWKVRNTLFLN, from the coding sequence ATGGAGACGAGAAAAAATACTAACTCTTATTTTGACGGAGGATTACTTAGTTTTATCGGATGGAATCTTCTAGGATTAACTGTCACTGTACTTACATTAGGGATTTGCTATCCTTGGGCATTATGTATGGTTTATGGTTGGAAAATCAATCATACTGTTATAGAAGGAAAAAGAATGAAGTTTGTCGGTTCAGCAGTTGGATTATTTGGGCATTGGATTAAGTGGGTGTTATTGTCTATCGTTACTTTAGGTATCTATAGTTTTTGGGTTTCTATCAAACTAGAGGACTGGAAAGTAAGAAACACACTATTTTTAAATTAA
- a CDS encoding CPBP family intramembrane glutamic endopeptidase, which translates to MVWIAFGIKESIFIFYMLLNFPIFIIGGGLEELGWRGYLQPKLEKIVSYFPSVIIVGIIWSIWHLPLWAIKGTPQSAIPFGLYLFLGVILSFTFTTIYKYTKNLFLCILSHAWFNGCIGLAVYISSEGYLQLNLNWKVFLVFIIELIVSVILGLLYNRTMFIEKNKRDLL; encoded by the coding sequence ATGGTTTGGATTGCGTTTGGGATAAAGGAGTCAATATTCATTTTTTATATGCTCCTTAACTTTCCAATTTTTATTATTGGAGGTGGACTTGAGGAATTAGGTTGGCGTGGGTATTTACAACCTAAATTAGAAAAAATAGTTAGTTATTTTCCATCTGTTATAATTGTTGGGATTATTTGGAGTATATGGCATCTACCATTATGGGCAATAAAGGGGACTCCACAAAGTGCCATACCATTTGGATTATATTTATTTTTAGGAGTGATTTTATCTTTCACATTTACGACAATTTATAAATACACAAAAAACTTATTTCTCTGTATTTTAAGTCATGCATGGTTCAATGGATGTATTGGGTTAGCTGTTTACATAAGCAGCGAAGGCTATTTACAACTAAATTTAAATTGGAAAGTATTTTTAGTTTTTATCATCGAACTAATCGTATCTGTCATTTTAGGATTACTCTATAATCGTACAATGTTTATAGAAAAAAATAAAAGAGACTTGCTATAA